A region of Bombus huntii isolate Logan2020A chromosome 15, iyBomHunt1.1, whole genome shotgun sequence DNA encodes the following proteins:
- the LOC126874037 gene encoding uncharacterized protein LOC126874037 isoform X1, protein MNSTDITDEDEDVVIKGSSLYEHLCKLGYTDFESVAIEKQIPKNEKKYLKLFDCIFNVKNIFKKLYSIYLGIIQDDSISYKQVETILNAKILLNDHGCAIHSFLDKYEYKPWRTITSKFILFGTILSSSAYISYNTQYKSSASLFALAVLYCISYIEFLRIRAHRDLKSIVSLQNDFFDLCKKGLKILKYGYKIKLHQGKSSQQFSDLTAGRLKYLQPIMENLVKYLGVIACIYYHASLTLIKLLPVDICNEDLLTRFDSKSFEIHGEINYQKLKTLYHTYILTQSEMLYLLTIAYDNYTWQQSYKKIPELQLAYIIRFLIMYLSIYKNKLSEHIDAYYSFKLEPISYKYRGPDSSKWQDLYMHLYLASNKLQLAYSHILSILQDIDNNVIESVTNEGCMENTMQKLTAAQKSIDTAKDFIEFSSLFLVKSQNSGSTINCLETNISMLNANSNIHILPDSEPEIMDEVFEEYIREEYLKPLNEEADEISLYSSKRDKTLFKNFMVELKDALADKKKSMSERESKALERMYKAITKTSTSDDQLQQISTSPPMPSFNTSSLINSNNKISNYRTKPQLHVLLEKSNVAQSIIKSEEDLKDKNMDDTLIEEMSLSNIIHLPKKSEFSSLLPPPFLKAKEETFIGSGENSEDDEEIMVENK, encoded by the exons ATGAATTCtactgatatcactgatgaaGACGAAGATGTTGTcataaaa ggTTCGTCATTATACGaacatttatgcaaattaGGTTATACCGACTTTGAAAGTGTAGCAATAGAAAAACAAATAcctaaaaatgaaaagaagtaTCTTAAACTATTT GATTGTATATTTaacgtaaaaaatatttttaaaaaattatattctatatactTGGGAATAATTCAG GATGATAGTATATCCTACAAACAGGTGGAAACTATTTTAAATGcgaaaattcttttaaatgaTCATGGTTGTGCAATACATAGTTTTCTtgataaatatgaatataaacCATGGAG GACTATAacatcaaaatttattttatttggcACTATTTTATCATCCTCAGCCTATATATCTTATAATACCCAATATAAAAGTTCAGCTAGTTTATTTGCATTAGctgtattatattgtattagtTATATAGAATTTTTGAGAATAAGGGCACACAGGGATCTAAAATCTATTGTGTCTTTACAGAATGATTTCTTTGATCTTTGTAAGAAGGGactgaaaattttgaaatatgggtataaaataaaattgcaccAAGGGAAAAGTTCCCAACAATTTTC TGATCTCACAGCAGGTAGACTGAAATATTTGCAACCCATAATGgaaaatttagtaaaatatttgGGAGTTATTGCTTGCATCTATTATCATGCTTCTTTAACTCTTATAAAACTGCTACCAGTAGATATTTGTAATGAAGATTTATTAACGAGATTTGATAGTAAATCATTTGAAATACATGgtgaaataaattatcaaaaattgaag acTCTATATCATACTTATATCCTCACTCAGTCTGAGATGTTGTATTTATTAACTATAGCATACGATAATTATACTTGGCAGCAATCATACAAGAAAATTCCTGAATTACAATTGGCCTATATCATACGctttttaattatgtatttaaGCATATATAAAAACAAGTTATCAGAACACATTGATGCTTATTATAGTTTTAAACTAGAACCCATATCATATAAATATAG AGGTCCAGATTCATCTAAATGGCAAGATTTATATATGCACCTTTATTTAGCTTCTAATAAATTACAGTTGGCTTACAGCCACATATTATCAATACTCCAAGATATTGATAACAATGTAATTGAAAGTGTAACAAACGAAGGTTGTATGGAGAACACAATGCAGAAGTTAACTGCAGCTCAAAAAAGTATTGACACTGCAAAAGATTTTATTGAGTTTAGTAGTCTATTTCTTGTAAAATCGCAAAATAGTGGTTCTACAATTAACTGTTTGGAAACGAATATTTCAATGTTAAATGCAAATTCGAATATCCATATTTTACCTGATTCAGAACCGGAAATTATGGATGAGGTATTCGAAGAATATATTAGGGAAGAATATTTGAAACCTTTGAATGAAGAAGCCGACGAAATATCACTGTACAGTTCTAAACGAGATAAAAcgttgtttaaaaattttatggtTGAATTAAAGGATGCTTTAGCCGATAAGAAAAAATCTATGTCTGAAAGAGAATCAAAGGCACTTGAGCGAatgtataaagctataacaaAAACAAGTACTTCAGATGATCAGCTTCAGCAAATTTCCACATCTCCACCTATGCCTTCCTTTAATACTTCTTCCTTAATAaacagtaataataaaatttctaattatagAACAAAACCGCAATTACATGTATTGCTTGAAAAATCTAATGTTGCTCAATCGATTATTAAAAGTGAAGAAGATTTAAAGGACAAGAATATGGATGACACATTAATAGAAGAAATGTCACTAagtaatattatacatttacCAAAAAAATCGGAGTTCTCATCTCTTTTACCACCACCATTTTTaaaagcaaaagaagaaactttTATAGGAAGTGGTGAAAATTCTGAGGATGATGAAGAAATTATGGTggagaataaataa
- the LOC126874046 gene encoding histone-lysine N-methyltransferase PR-Set7 isoform X2 has translation MKKEAKLHDSNVKNVNSDEIHSVSEAHKVPMCISSFFYTQITDVPKNKASILPIEERFYGSKETNDVQNDILTDVGQFRTDETPVAVPIHGPSTPHRINMPNHQLEDLDERNTNENMHKKPVVTPTLNLEQQPLKKSANHSRRKLTSNQSATNRSIDSSNTKSTNHKLTDYFPVRRSVRKSKKAVLEEKQRDMENKVLYQVEEGLEVRHFAGKGRGVVTTREFMKGEFVVEYIGELIDQVTAKKREKIYAQDQNTGCYMYYFQHRNHQYCVDATAETDKLGRLVNHSRNGNLIARVVEVESTPHLVLTAKENIPIGVEITYDYGDRSREAIRHHPWLAL, from the exons ATGAAGAAGGAGGCTAAACTGCATGATAgtaatgttaaaaatgttaattctGATGAGATCCATTCAGTATCTGAAGCACATAAAGTGCCTATGTGCATAAGTTCCTTTTTCTATACACAA ATTACAGATGTCCCAAAAAATAAAGCTTCTATCCTGCCTATTGAAGAAAGGTTTTATGGAAGTAAAGAAACCAATGATGTACAAAATGACATTCTCACCGATGTTGGTCAATTCAGAACTGATg aaacaCCTGTAGCAGTACCTATTCATGGTCCGTCAACACCACATAGGATTAACATGCCAAACCATCAATTGGAAGATTTAGACGAAAGAAATACAAATGAAAATATGCATAAGAAACCTGTAGTAACTCCCACACTTAATTTGGAGCAACAACCTTTAAAAAAGTCTGCTAATCATAGCCGTAGAAAATTAACCAGCAATCAGTCTGCCACAAATCGGTCAATAGATTCTTCAAATACTAAAAGTACAAATCATAAGCTTACTGACTACTTTCCAGTACGCCGCAGTGTAAGAAAATCAAAGAAAGCTGTATTAGAAGAAAAGCAACGTGATATGGAAAATAAAGTGCTTTATCAAGTAGAAGAAGGCTTAGAA gTAAGACACTTTGCTGGTAAAGGTCGTGGTGTAGTAACAACACGAGAGTTTATGAAAGGAGAATTTGTAGTAGAATATATTGGTGAATTAATCGATCAAGTAACAGCAAAGAAACGTGAAAAAATATACGCACAAGACCAAAACACTGGgtgttatatgtattattttcaaCATCGTAATCATCAGTATTG CGTCGATGCAACAGCAGAGACTGATAAGTTAGGTAGATTAGTAAATCATTCAAGAAATGGTAATTTAATCGCTCGGGTCGTAGAAGTAGAGTCGACGCCACACCTGGTACTTACGGCGAAAGAAAATATACCTATAGGGGTGGAAATAACATATGATTACGGAGATCGAAGTCGCGAAGCTATTCGTCATCACCCATGGTTGGCATTATAG
- the LOC126874037 gene encoding uncharacterized protein LOC126874037 isoform X2 translates to MNSTDITDEDEDVVIKGSSLYEHLCKLGYTDFESVAIEKQIPKNEKKYLKLFDCIFNVKNIFKKLYSIYLGIIQNDFFDLCKKGLKILKYGYKIKLHQGKSSQQFSDLTAGRLKYLQPIMENLVKYLGVIACIYYHASLTLIKLLPVDICNEDLLTRFDSKSFEIHGEINYQKLKTLYHTYILTQSEMLYLLTIAYDNYTWQQSYKKIPELQLAYIIRFLIMYLSIYKNKLSEHIDAYYSFKLEPISYKYRGPDSSKWQDLYMHLYLASNKLQLAYSHILSILQDIDNNVIESVTNEGCMENTMQKLTAAQKSIDTAKDFIEFSSLFLVKSQNSGSTINCLETNISMLNANSNIHILPDSEPEIMDEVFEEYIREEYLKPLNEEADEISLYSSKRDKTLFKNFMVELKDALADKKKSMSERESKALERMYKAITKTSTSDDQLQQISTSPPMPSFNTSSLINSNNKISNYRTKPQLHVLLEKSNVAQSIIKSEEDLKDKNMDDTLIEEMSLSNIIHLPKKSEFSSLLPPPFLKAKEETFIGSGENSEDDEEIMVENK, encoded by the exons ATGAATTCtactgatatcactgatgaaGACGAAGATGTTGTcataaaa ggTTCGTCATTATACGaacatttatgcaaattaGGTTATACCGACTTTGAAAGTGTAGCAATAGAAAAACAAATAcctaaaaatgaaaagaagtaTCTTAAACTATTT GATTGTATATTTaacgtaaaaaatatttttaaaaaattatattctatatactTGGGAATAATTCAG AATGATTTCTTTGATCTTTGTAAGAAGGGactgaaaattttgaaatatgggtataaaataaaattgcaccAAGGGAAAAGTTCCCAACAATTTTC TGATCTCACAGCAGGTAGACTGAAATATTTGCAACCCATAATGgaaaatttagtaaaatatttgGGAGTTATTGCTTGCATCTATTATCATGCTTCTTTAACTCTTATAAAACTGCTACCAGTAGATATTTGTAATGAAGATTTATTAACGAGATTTGATAGTAAATCATTTGAAATACATGgtgaaataaattatcaaaaattgaag acTCTATATCATACTTATATCCTCACTCAGTCTGAGATGTTGTATTTATTAACTATAGCATACGATAATTATACTTGGCAGCAATCATACAAGAAAATTCCTGAATTACAATTGGCCTATATCATACGctttttaattatgtatttaaGCATATATAAAAACAAGTTATCAGAACACATTGATGCTTATTATAGTTTTAAACTAGAACCCATATCATATAAATATAG AGGTCCAGATTCATCTAAATGGCAAGATTTATATATGCACCTTTATTTAGCTTCTAATAAATTACAGTTGGCTTACAGCCACATATTATCAATACTCCAAGATATTGATAACAATGTAATTGAAAGTGTAACAAACGAAGGTTGTATGGAGAACACAATGCAGAAGTTAACTGCAGCTCAAAAAAGTATTGACACTGCAAAAGATTTTATTGAGTTTAGTAGTCTATTTCTTGTAAAATCGCAAAATAGTGGTTCTACAATTAACTGTTTGGAAACGAATATTTCAATGTTAAATGCAAATTCGAATATCCATATTTTACCTGATTCAGAACCGGAAATTATGGATGAGGTATTCGAAGAATATATTAGGGAAGAATATTTGAAACCTTTGAATGAAGAAGCCGACGAAATATCACTGTACAGTTCTAAACGAGATAAAAcgttgtttaaaaattttatggtTGAATTAAAGGATGCTTTAGCCGATAAGAAAAAATCTATGTCTGAAAGAGAATCAAAGGCACTTGAGCGAatgtataaagctataacaaAAACAAGTACTTCAGATGATCAGCTTCAGCAAATTTCCACATCTCCACCTATGCCTTCCTTTAATACTTCTTCCTTAATAaacagtaataataaaatttctaattatagAACAAAACCGCAATTACATGTATTGCTTGAAAAATCTAATGTTGCTCAATCGATTATTAAAAGTGAAGAAGATTTAAAGGACAAGAATATGGATGACACATTAATAGAAGAAATGTCACTAagtaatattatacatttacCAAAAAAATCGGAGTTCTCATCTCTTTTACCACCACCATTTTTaaaagcaaaagaagaaactttTATAGGAAGTGGTGAAAATTCTGAGGATGATGAAGAAATTATGGTggagaataaataa
- the LOC126874032 gene encoding putative elongator complex protein 1 — protein sequence MKNLVVKQRASRLLNILENQMLNVKDLKILYTVDSTNDDFYMLLKNKLCKIPSSYVEDISFFEIDENLEFIGLEYCSVTQELYGVCKSGSIIRINLEPEFRYELITDLNIDLQCMKLSPDHEIIILVTISGIVITMVSTFEIISEVDLHAQYFGQKQFVTVGWGKKETQFHGSEGKKAAISKPTEICENDLDDGLYKITWRDDGLLFAVGLLHPENKVRQFKVFNREGILQYTSEIANGLEESLSWRPSGSLIAATQISQNKHLVVFFEKNGLKHREFSLPFKPKEIRVKDLFWSPDSEILTIWCQIQADSSSVLQLWTENNYHWYLKQTIKFPTDNLLICATWSTTSCFKKLIVLTYKELITFDYNWSVDHSRGITVHDKSVIGIIDGNKSLMTGLRVGIVPPPMAHKTLETSESINAIVFAPDIKGKATWIDSNAFFCVSASKKLIFYKYLVDSFLLDYEHVGTYDIKWDILLEHKNFFYNMHHFLWLNENNVLCSLSINDQSFLCVLMLSAIEDQTQGQVILRRIHIMDGLIQHIVRSPDSDEAYIIVDNSITKYTKETELVPVDTQLQGYTYKVEVVKIGTKHMVLSLYHRNCFAINGKQIANNITSFFVHSEFLLLTTAQNTLISVNLNENDFEELIKQDLTVKPWENRLNDKSFSDMNIRRVERGSQLIAAIPKDSKVVLQMPRGNLECIQPRALSLYIIGFYLDNCNYLSAFDLMRRQRINLNLIYDYNPKKFIENANKFVEQVSKASWLSLFLSELADEDVTMTIYANYYRRHQSESRNLEINKIESICSLLRNIMEERNNSDHLIQPILISLVKDKKKRGIEAALTKIKEIQKLEEKSTGYEKHIMSDEALKYLLYIMDVNVLFDIALGMYDFDLTMFIASKSQKDPKEYIPFLNGLKKLDENYMKYSIDLHLKRYESALEHIAKESNRFNECINLIRNYNLYTKALKLFEKKSKMYKEVARSYGEYLLNKRHYHEAGIMFHRSGDIKEALNAYKLASCWQDVIILSTQMELSETEKHVIYQDLVERLKTNKKYEEAAHILMNYFRDAKEAIISLCNGKQWKDAVRIAHDTKNLDLIECHIKPNVYEYADHALSQIKKNRQDFERYKLRLATVRHNISQRNIKSYNEILCDNESICNKGISDILSDTSSVVSSTLSQRSRLSTMSGKSYRSSKNRRKQERKFLSLKEGSVFEDLALIQTLYQIISNTYKERDDLHILIQMLLYFDDDEYAEKIQNSMEELLLIIEKNKSEIWDKSAPSSLADMENTELTTMTDSQGFSTCYKLVESYITHPPVANSSPWKLNIFY from the exons atgaaGAATTTGGTAGTAAAACAACGCGCTAGTCGTCTTTTAAATATCCTAGAAAACCAAATGTTAAAtgtaaaagatttaaaaatattgtatactGTTGACTCAACTAATGATGATTTTTATAtgcttttaaaaaataagttaTGTAAAATTCCATCGAGTTATGTGGAAGACATAAGCTTCTTCgaaatcgatgaaaatttaGAATTCATCGGTTTGGAATATTGTAGTGTAACACAAGAACTATATGGTGTCTGTAAATCTGGCAGTATTATAAGAATAAATCTAGAACCTGAATTTAGATACGAATTGATAACTGATTTAAACATAGATTTACAATGCATGAAACTAAGCCCAGATCATGAAATAATCATATTAGTTACAATTAGTGGTATTGTGATTACAATGGTATCTACTTTTGAAATAATCTCAGAGGTAGATCTGCATGCACAATATTTTGGTCAAAAGCAATTTGTAACTGTTGGTTGGGGTAAGAAGGAAACTCAGTTTCATGGTTCAGAAGGAAAAAAAGCAGCAATATCTAAACCGACAGAAATATGTGAAAACGATCTAGATGATggattatataaaataacttgGCGTGATGATGGTTTGTTATTTGCTGTTGGTTTATTGCATCCCGAAAATAAAGTTAGACAGTTTAAGGTATTTAATAGAGAAGGTATTTTACAATACACCAGTGAGATCGCTAATGGTTTGGAAGAATCATTGTCATGGAGACCATCTGGTAGTTTAATTGCAGCAACACAGATTTCACAAAACAAGCACCTTGTTGTATTCTTTGAGAAAAATGGTTTAAAACACAGAGAATTTTCACTTCCTTTTAAACCAAAAGAAATTAGG GTGAAAGATTTATTTTGGTCTCCAGATTCAGAAATTTTGACTATTTGGTGTCAAATTCAGGCAGATTCTTCTTCAGTTCTACAACTATGGACagaaaataattatcattGGTATTTGAAACAAACTATTAAATTTCCCACAGATAACTTACTGATATGTGCCACATGGAGTACAACATCTTGTTTCAAAAAACTGATTGTTTTAACATACAAAGAACTTATCACGTTTGACTATAATTGGTCTGTTGATCATAGTAGAGGCATAACTGTACATGATAAATCTGTTATTGGCATCATTGATGGAAATAAGTCATTAATGACTGGTCTTAGAGTAGGAATTGTACCACCACCAATGGCACATAAAACTTTAGAAACTTCTGAGTCCATAAATGCTATTGTTTTTGCACCTGATATAAAAGGCAAAGCTACCTGGATAGACAGCAATGCATTCTTCTGTGTTTCTGccagtaaaaaattaatattttacaagtatTTAGTg GACTCATTCCTCTTAGACTATGAACATGTTGGAACATATGATATTAAATGGGATATTCTACTAgaacataaaaatttcttttacaatATGCATCACTTCTTATGGCTTAATGAAAACAACGTTTTATGTTCATTGTCAATAAATGATCAGAGCTTCCTTTGTGTTTTGATGTTAAGTGCAATAGAAGATCAAACACAGGGACAAGTTATATTGag GCGAATACACATTATGGATGGTTTAATTCAACACATAGTTCGTTCTCCAGATTCAGATGAAGCATACATAATTGTAGACAATTCcattacaaaatatacaaaagaaaCAGAACTAGTTCCAGTTGATACACAATTGCAAGGATATACGTATAAAGTAGAAGTTGTGAAAATTGGTACAAAGCACATGGTACTGTCATTATATCATAGGAACTGTTTTGCAATTAATGGAAAGCAAATTGCTAACAATATCACAAGTTTTTTCGTTCACTCGGAATTTTTACTTCTTACAACTGCACAAAATACTTTAATAAGCGTTAACTTGAACGAGAATGATTTTGAAGAATTAATAAAGCAAGATTTGACTGTAAAGCCATGGGAAAATCGACTCAATGATAAATCATTTTCAG ATATGAATATTAGAAGAGTGGAAAGGGGATCTCAATTGATTGCAGCTATTCCTAAAGATTCCAAAGTTGTTTTGCAAATGCCTCGTGGAAACCTAGAATGCATTCAACCAAGGGCAttgtctttatatattatcGGATTTTACTTAGACAATTGCAATTATTTATCTGCCTTCGATTTAATGCGGAGACAACGAATAAACTTGAACTTGATCTATGACTATAATCCAAAAAAATTTATCGAGAATGCAAATAAATTCGTGGAACAAGTTTCCAAAGCGAGTTGGTTGAGTTTATTCTTGTCTGAGTTAGCAGATGAAGACGTTACCATGACAATATATGCAAATTACTATCGAAGACATCAGTCAGAATCAAGAAAccttgaaataaataaaattgaatcgatTTGCAGTTTACTGCGAAACATTATGGAAGAAAGGAATAATTCTGATCATTTAATTCAACCAATATTAATCAGTTTggtaaaagataaaaaaaagcgAGGAATAGAAGCTGCGTTAAcgaaaataaaggaaattcAGAAGTTAGAGGAAAAAAGTACGGGATATGAGAAACACATAATGTCTGATGAAGCACTAAAATATCTATTATACATAATGGATGTAAATGTACTATTTGATATAGCTTTAGGAATGTACGATTTTGATTTGACTATGTTCATTGCTTCTAAGTCACAAAAAGATCCCAAAGAATATATTCCATTCCTTAATGGCTTGAAAAAGCTTGATGagaattatatgaaatattctatTGATTTACATTTGAAACGTTATGAGTCTGCTCTTGAACATATTGCAAAAGAATCAAACAGATTTAACGAATGTATAAATTTGATACGCAATTATAATCTGTACACAAAAgctttaaaattatttgagaaGAAAAGCAAAATGTATAAGGAGGTAGCCAGAAGTTATGGTgaatatttattgaataaaCGACACTATCATGAAGCTGGAATTATGTTTCATAGATCTGGTGATATCAAAGAAGCTTTAAATGCTTATAAATTAGCTAGTTGTTGGCAAgatgttattatattatctaCTCAAATGGAACTAAG tGAAACAGAAAAACACGTGATTTACCAGGATCTTGTAGAACGTCTAAAAACTAATAAAAAGTATGAGGAAGCTGCacatattttaatgaattatttCAGAGATGCGAAGGAAGCTATAATTTCTTTATGTAATGGTAAACAATGGAAAGATGCTGTAAGAATTGCGCATGATACCAAAAATCTAGATTTGATCG AATGTCATATAAAACCTAATGTATACGAATATGCGGATCACGCTCTAtcacaaataaaaaaaaatagacaAGATTTTGAGCGATATAAATTGCGTCTTGCAACAGTCAGGCACAATATTTCTCAGAGAAACATAAAATCATACAATGAAATACTTTGTGACAATGAGTCGATATGTAACAAAGGCATTTCAGATATTCTTAGCGATACAAGTAGCGTTGTTAGTTCAACTTTGAGTCAAAGATCGAGATTGTCCACTATGTCTGG AAAAAGTTATAGATCCAGCAAAAATCGAAGAAAGCAGGAAAGGaaatttttaagtttaaaaGAAGGCAGTGTCTTCGAGGATCTGGCATTAATACAAACTTTGTATCAAATTATCAGCAATACGTACAAAGAACGAG aTGATTTGCACATATTGATACAAATGCTTTTGTATTTCGATGACGATGAATATGcggaaaaaatacaaaattccaTGGAAGAGTTACttttaataatagaaaaaaataaatctgaaaTCTGGGATAAATCTGCACCTTCAAGCTTAGCAGACATG GAAAATACAGAACTTACGACGATGACAGATTCACAAGGATTCTCTACCTGTTACAAATTAGTTG AATCTTATATTACACATCCACCGGTAGCTAATTCTTCACCTTGGAAATTGAACATATTTTACTAA
- the LOC126874046 gene encoding N-lysine methyltransferase KMT5A-A isoform X1, with protein MGKVESVFIHYIGKSRGNMVKGRRKRVQTRNTIRTRAAVLSPQYDITSPMKKEAKLHDSNVKNVNSDEIHSVSEAHKVPMCISSFFYTQITDVPKNKASILPIEERFYGSKETNDVQNDILTDVGQFRTDETPVAVPIHGPSTPHRINMPNHQLEDLDERNTNENMHKKPVVTPTLNLEQQPLKKSANHSRRKLTSNQSATNRSIDSSNTKSTNHKLTDYFPVRRSVRKSKKAVLEEKQRDMENKVLYQVEEGLEVRHFAGKGRGVVTTREFMKGEFVVEYIGELIDQVTAKKREKIYAQDQNTGCYMYYFQHRNHQYCVDATAETDKLGRLVNHSRNGNLIARVVEVESTPHLVLTAKENIPIGVEITYDYGDRSREAIRHHPWLAL; from the exons ATGGGAAAAGTAGAGTCAGTATTCATTCATTACATAGGAAAATCAAGGGGTAACATGGTGAAAG GAAGACGAAAACGTGTGCAAACAAGAAATACAATTCGTACAAGAGCTGCTGTTTTATCCCCTCAATATGATATAACTTCACCAATGAAGAAGGAGGCTAAACTGCATGATAgtaatgttaaaaatgttaattctGATGAGATCCATTCAGTATCTGAAGCACATAAAGTGCCTATGTGCATAAGTTCCTTTTTCTATACACAA ATTACAGATGTCCCAAAAAATAAAGCTTCTATCCTGCCTATTGAAGAAAGGTTTTATGGAAGTAAAGAAACCAATGATGTACAAAATGACATTCTCACCGATGTTGGTCAATTCAGAACTGATg aaacaCCTGTAGCAGTACCTATTCATGGTCCGTCAACACCACATAGGATTAACATGCCAAACCATCAATTGGAAGATTTAGACGAAAGAAATACAAATGAAAATATGCATAAGAAACCTGTAGTAACTCCCACACTTAATTTGGAGCAACAACCTTTAAAAAAGTCTGCTAATCATAGCCGTAGAAAATTAACCAGCAATCAGTCTGCCACAAATCGGTCAATAGATTCTTCAAATACTAAAAGTACAAATCATAAGCTTACTGACTACTTTCCAGTACGCCGCAGTGTAAGAAAATCAAAGAAAGCTGTATTAGAAGAAAAGCAACGTGATATGGAAAATAAAGTGCTTTATCAAGTAGAAGAAGGCTTAGAA gTAAGACACTTTGCTGGTAAAGGTCGTGGTGTAGTAACAACACGAGAGTTTATGAAAGGAGAATTTGTAGTAGAATATATTGGTGAATTAATCGATCAAGTAACAGCAAAGAAACGTGAAAAAATATACGCACAAGACCAAAACACTGGgtgttatatgtattattttcaaCATCGTAATCATCAGTATTG CGTCGATGCAACAGCAGAGACTGATAAGTTAGGTAGATTAGTAAATCATTCAAGAAATGGTAATTTAATCGCTCGGGTCGTAGAAGTAGAGTCGACGCCACACCTGGTACTTACGGCGAAAGAAAATATACCTATAGGGGTGGAAATAACATATGATTACGGAGATCGAAGTCGCGAAGCTATTCGTCATCACCCATGGTTGGCATTATAG